From a region of the Lactuca sativa cultivar Salinas chromosome 4, Lsat_Salinas_v11, whole genome shotgun sequence genome:
- the LOC111895877 gene encoding single-stranded DNA-binding protein, mitochondrial: MASSLCTRIYRSFLSTNPIANHHKSLLISLHHFSTEIPSGSDSDSTVAPELDPDPLSQSSDSNSRQREFGDRPLENGLDVGVYRAILIGKVGQNPIEKKLRSGRTVTMLSIGTGGMRNNRRPLQNEEPRDYANRSMIQWHRVSIYPERLGALVVKNAVPGAILYLEGNLETKIFNDPITGLTRRVREIAIRRDGRVVFLEKGGDAQEDRAEIKGVGYY; encoded by the exons ATGGCGTCTTCCCTCTGTACAAGAATTTATCGTTCTTTTCTCTCAACAAACCCCATCGCTAATCACCACAAGTCTCTACTAATTTCTCTCCACCATTTCTCCACCGAAATCCCCTCCGGGTCTGATTCCGATTCCACTGTCGCCCCAGAACTCGACCCAGATCCGTTATCCCAATCTTCCGATTCTAATTCCCGGCAAAGGGAATTCGGAGACCGCCCACTCGAAAATGGTTTAGATGTAGGCGTGTATAGG GCGATATTGATCGGGAAGGTCGGTCAAAATCCGATAGAAAAGAAGCTGAGGAGTGGGAGGACGGTAACTATGTTATCGATCGGAACTGGAGGGATGAGGAACAACCGGCGGCCATTACAGAATGAGGAGCCGAGGGATTATGCTAATCGGAGTATGATTCAGTGGCATCGTGTCTCGATTTACCCTGAGAGACTGGGTGCGCTTGTAGTCAAGAATGCTGTTCCCGG TGCAATCTTGTATTTGGAGGGGAATTTGGAGACAAAGATTTTCAACGATCCAATAACCGGTCTAACTCGACGTGTTAGAGAGATTGCCATTCGTCGAGATG GTCGTGTCGTGTTTCTTGAAAAAGGAGGTGATGCTCAAGAGGATAGAGCGGAAATTAAGGGGGTTGGTTATTACTAA